GAACAATGATTAATGCAAAAAAGCTAAAAGATATTGTGAAATTACTTAATAAATTTGCCAGAAAGCCTCTTCGGCCAAAAGTCATTAGCAAAGCCAGCCCTGCTACAGCAGGAGGCATTAATAAGGGGACATTCAATAAAATACTAATAATTCTATTAGTTTTATTATCTTTTTGTGAAATTATATAAGCAACAGCTGTACCTATTAAGATAGTTATTAGTGCTGAAATTACAATTGAGGAAAAACTAATTCTGACAGCCTGCCAGACAGTAATATTACTTAAAACAGCAAGAATATTCGATACTGAGGAATTATAAAAAAGAGAAAAAACTATCAACAATATAAATCCGATATTAATAATTGAAAGTATGAAAACTAGTAATTTAAAAAAGTTAGGCTTAAAGCTAAAGCTAAGCCTCTTATTATAAGAATTATCAAAAGCTCCTGTAAGTTCTTTATTTAAAACCTGTTCATGCATAATCTCACCTTCTTTCTATACTTATCCTTATCTATCTGCTTAATATTCTTTTTTTGATAAGCTTTAGATAATTTTTTGATTATTTTTTGACAATCTATGGTCCTTTCACCAGAAAAGCATGCTCCAGCAATATTTCTTTCCCCTGATCGGAGAGTAGGAAATACACAAAACTTTCTGCTGCTTCTTTTTTTACTAAATTATTAGACAAACTCTTATTATTTAATAAAGAAACTTTATATGTGGTTTTAATATTATCTTCTTTATCAAATTCAATAAAACTCAGTTCCTCATCTCTTATTGAAAAATAATCGCTCCAATACACCACACCCGCATCTGCCTCTCCTATTTGCACTTTAGTTGCTATTTCACTTACACTAAATTCCTTTGAAACTACATTATTGAGAAATAACTCTTTATAATTAACTCTTAGTTCTGGATTTTGATTAAGATTTTCCAGTAAGTAAATTGTATATTCACCAATGGGAACCGATTGATCAGCAATAATAATATTTACATCATCCTTTAATAAATCATCCAATTCCCTTAATCGCAAATCTGATACTAAAACAACTAAACCATTATTAGCAAATATATAAGAATCTCTAATCTGCTGATCTTCTTCTAATAAATTGATATATTTTAAATTAGCTGAAGCAAAAATATCTGCTGCTACACCATAAGATATTTGACTATATAGTGCCTGGCTGCCAGCAAAATTTAATTCTATTTCTATATCGGGATGTTCCTTTTCAAAATTACTTTTAAGATCCTGAAAGACTTCTGTAAGGCTGGCAGCAGCCATTACCCTGATTGAGGTTATTTCCTTACTACTTGAGGGAGAACAAGCAGTAAGGAAGAAAGCGAATATTGCTATTAAGGTATAAAATATAATATTTTTCATAGCTATCATTCCCTCTTATAAGACATTAAAGTAAGCGGGGTTGTTTTTTAATGATACTCTAAATTTGTAATCTCTCCACTATCTCCCCATTCTCCAAATGAGATTCAACAATCTCTTCAACATCATCAGGGGTAACCCCTCCATACCAGACCCCTTCCGGGTAAACAATCACTATCGGTCCTTTATCACAGATACCAAGACAGCCAGTATTTGTTAGCATTACAGCACCTGCAAGACCCCATTCTTCTATCTCCATCATAAAGTTTTGAACGATCTCCACAGAATCTTTGTTAACACAGTAGCCCTTTTGTTGACCATTAATCCTGGAGCTGGAACAAACAAAAACATGATGCTTAATTTCTGGCATTTTAATTCCTCCTGTAACTCTTTTTTTAATTTATTACATATTCACTCTGTAAAACTTATCTTACAGGTTTCTCTTATTTACTTAAATAATAAAGCTGTCTTTTTATTTTCTATAACATCATT
This genomic interval from Halanaerobiaceae bacterium ANBcell28 contains the following:
- a CDS encoding 2Fe-2S ferredoxin — its product is MPEIKHHVFVCSSSRINGQQKGYCVNKDSVEIVQNFMMEIEEWGLAGAVMLTNTGCLGICDKGPIVIVYPEGVWYGGVTPDDVEEIVESHLENGEIVERLQI
- the modA gene encoding molybdate ABC transporter substrate-binding protein, whose translation is MKNIIFYTLIAIFAFFLTACSPSSSKEITSIRVMAAASLTEVFQDLKSNFEKEHPDIEIELNFAGSQALYSQISYGVAADIFASANLKYINLLEEDQQIRDSYIFANNGLVVLVSDLRLRELDDLLKDDVNIIIADQSVPIGEYTIYLLENLNQNPELRVNYKELFLNNVVSKEFSVSEIATKVQIGEADAGVVYWSDYFSIRDEELSFIEFDKEDNIKTTYKVSLLNNKSLSNNLVKKEAAESFVYFLLSDQGKEILLEHAFLVKGP
- a CDS encoding ABC transporter permease subunit → MHEQVLNKELTGAFDNSYNKRLSFSFKPNFFKLLVFILSIINIGFILLIVFSLFYNSSVSNILAVLSNITVWQAVRISFSSIVISALITILIGTAVAYIISQKDNKTNRIISILLNVPLLMPPAVAGLALLMTFGRRGFLANLLSNFTISFSFFALIIVQVFVMLPLFTQSLKNSFQVIANQDIQEAAMIAGAGDKDLLLYIYLPLSRRPFFTGLTMACLRAAGEFGATLLFAGNLEGRTQTLSTAIYTFIQQDINLAVSLAVLMLVLFLIPLFIIELSRAEKN